Proteins encoded together in one Cervus canadensis isolate Bull #8, Minnesota chromosome 7, ASM1932006v1, whole genome shotgun sequence window:
- the EIF2B5 gene encoding translation initiation factor eIF-2B subunit epsilon translates to MAATVVAPPDALASRVNKRGGGGPGVGGGSGSGGAARGAEEEPPPTLQAVLVADSFNRRFFPISKDQPRVLLPLANVALIDYTLEFLTATGVQETFVFCCWKAAQIKEHLLKSKWCRPTSLNVVRIITSELYRSLGDVLRDVDAKALVRSDFLLVYGDVISNINITRALEEHRLRRKLEKNVSVMTMIFKESSPSHPTRCHEDNVVVAVDSATNQVLHFQKTQGLRRFSFPLSLFQGSGDGVEIRYDLLDCHISICSPQVAQLFTDNFDYQTRDDFVRGLLVNEEILGNQIHMHVTTKEYGARVSNLHMYAAVCADVIRRWVYPLTPEANFTDSTAQSCTHSRHNIYRGPEVSLGHGSILEENVLLGSGTVIGSNCSITNSVIGPGCHIGDNVVLDQAFLWQGVRVAARAQIHQSLLCDNAEVKENVTLKPRCVLTSQVVVGPDITLPEGSVISLHPPDAEDDEDDGQFSDDSGADQEKEKMKLKGYNPAEVGVAGQGYLWKAADMNMEEEEELRQNLWGLKINMEEESETESERSMDSEELDSRAGSPQMDDIKVFQNEVLGTLQRGKEENISCDNLVLEINSLKYAYNISLKEVMQVLSHVVLEFPLQQMDSPLDPNRYCALLIPLVKAWSPVFRNYIKRAADHLESLAAIEDFFLEHEALSTSMAKVLMAFYQLEILAEETILSWFSQREVTDKGQQLRKNQQLQRFIQWLKEAEEESSEDD, encoded by the exons ATGGCGGCCACTGTGGTGGCGCCGCCTGATGCCTTGGCCAGTCGGGTCAACAAGCGCGGCGGCGGCGGACCGGGAGTCGGTGGCGGCAGCGGCAGCGGTGGGGCAGCCAGAGGGGCGGAGGAGGAACCGCCGCCTACCCTACAAGCAGTTCTGGTGGCCGACAGCTTCAACCGCCGCTTCTTCCCCATCTCCAAGGACCAGCCTCGG GTCCTCTTGCCCCTGGCCAATGTGGCACTAATTGACTACACTCTGGAATTTCTGACTGCCACAGGCGTACAGGAAACCTTTGTCTTTTGTTGCTGGAAAGCTGCTCAAATCAAGGAACATTTACT GAAATCCAAGTGGTGCCGCCCAACATCTCTCAATGTGGTTCGAATAATTACATCAGAGCTGTATAGATCACTGGGGGATGTTCTCCGTGATGTTGATGCTAAGGCCTTGGTGCGCTCTGACTTCCTTCTGGTGTATGGGGATGTCATCTCAAACATCAACATTACCAGAGCCCTGGAAGAACACAG gtTAAGGCGGAagctagaaaaaaatgtatctgtgATGACGATGATCTTCAAGGAGTCATCCCCCAGCCACCCAACTCGTTGTCATGAGGACAACGTGGTAGTGGCTGTGGATAGTGCCACAAATCAGGTGCTCCATTTCCAGAAGACCCAAGGCCTCCGacgtttttctttccctctg AGCTTGTTCCAGGGCAGTGGAGATGGAGTGGAGATTCGCTATGATTTACTTGATTGTCATATCAGCATCTGCTCTCCTCAG GTTGCTCAACTATTTACAGACAACTTCGACTACCAAACACGAGATGACTTTGTGCGAGGCCTGTTAGTAAATGAGGAG ATCTTAGGAAACCAGATCCACATGCATGTGACAACTAAGGAATATGGTGCCCGGGTCTCCAACCTACACATGTATGCTGCTGTCTGTGCGGATGTCATCCGCCGATGGGTCTACCCTCTCACCCCAGAGGCTAACTTCACTGACAGCACAGCCCAGAGCTGCACTCACTCCCGACATAACATCTACCGAGGGCCTGAGGTCAGCCTGGGCCATGGCAGCATCCTGGAGGAAAATGTGCTCTTAGGCTCTGGCACTGTTATTGGCAGCAATTGCTCCATCACTAATAGTGTCATTGGCCCTGGCTGTCACATTG GTGATAATGTGGTGCTGGACCAGGCCTTCCTGTGGCAGGGTGTCCGAGTGGCTGCTAGAGCACAGATTCATCAGTCTCTGCTCTGTGACAATGCTGAGGTCAAGGAAAATGTTACACTGAAGCCTCGCTGTGTCCTCACTTCCCAG gtggTAGTAGGCCCAGATATCACGCTGCCTGAGGGCTCGGTGATCTCTTTGCACCCTCCAGATGCAGAGGATGATGAGGATGATGGTCAGTTCAGTGATGATTCTGGGGCTGaccaagaaaaggagaaaatgaagctGAAAG gtTACAATCCAGCAGAAGTTGGAGTTGCAGGCCAGGGCTACCTCTGGAAAGCTGCAGACATGAacatggaggaagaggaggaactaCGGCAGAATCTATGGG GACTCAAAATCAACatggaagaagagagtgaaactgaaagtgagcGAAGTATGGATTCTGAAGAACTAGACAGCCGGGCAGGCTCCCCACAGATGGATGACATCAAAG TGTTTCAGAATGAAGTCCTGGGAACACTACAGCGGGGCAAGGAGGAGAACATTTCTTGTGACAATCTAGTCCTAGAGATAAACTCTCTCAA GTATGCCTACAACATAAGCCTGAAGGAAGTGATGCAAGTACTGAGCCATGTGGTCCTGGAGTTCCCACTGCAACAAATGGATTCCCCACTAGACCCAAACCGCTATTGCGCCCTGTTGATTCCC TTGGTCAAGGCCTGGAGCCCTGTCTTTAGGAACTACATAAAGCGCGCCGCTGATCATTTGGAATCTTTGGCAGCCATTGAGGACTTCTTTTTGGAGCATGAAGCTCTTAGCACTTCCATGGCCAAG GTACTGATGGCTTTCTACCAACTGGAGATCCTGGCTGAGGAAACAATTCTGAGCTGGTTCAGCCAAAGGGAGGTAACTGACAAAGGCCAGCAGTTGCGCAAGAACCAGCAG CTGCAGAGGTTCATCCAGTGGCTAAAAGAGGCAGAAGAGGAGTCATCTGAAGATGACTGA